One Paraburkholderia agricolaris genomic region harbors:
- a CDS encoding prepilin peptidase: MQATIPLVSDTSSSLFSGLLSGHFATGLELAFGSLPEGLQIAFAIVFGLVIGSFLNVVVHRVPIMLERAWREEVSEATEQPLENDGLPARYNLWVPRSACPHCGHVLSAWENLPVLSYLLLRGRCSACKTRISLRYPLLEIATAACAAGALALYGPTGTALAAFGLCAALLAMSAIDIDTHLLPDSMTLPLLWAGLIVNFNGMFASLHDAVLGAIFGYLVLWAVHWLFRLVRGIEGMGYGDFKLLAALGAWLGWAALPQIILIAAVTGAVVGLAATWRGRMRFEEPLPFGPFLAAGGAVTLFLGTPFYLALGG; this comes from the coding sequence ATGCAGGCCACCATTCCGCTCGTGTCAGATACCTCTTCCAGCCTGTTTTCGGGTCTGCTGTCCGGCCACTTCGCAACGGGTCTCGAACTCGCGTTCGGTAGCTTGCCCGAAGGCCTGCAAATTGCATTCGCAATCGTATTCGGCCTTGTGATCGGCAGCTTCCTGAACGTGGTGGTGCATCGCGTGCCGATCATGCTGGAGCGCGCGTGGCGCGAAGAGGTCAGCGAGGCCACCGAACAACCGCTTGAAAACGACGGCCTGCCCGCCCGCTACAACCTGTGGGTGCCACGCAGCGCATGCCCGCACTGCGGCCACGTGCTCAGCGCATGGGAAAACCTGCCGGTGCTGAGCTACCTGCTGTTACGCGGACGCTGCTCCGCGTGCAAAACTCGCATCAGCCTGCGCTACCCGCTGCTCGAAATCGCCACCGCAGCCTGCGCGGCAGGGGCGCTCGCACTGTATGGGCCGACCGGCACGGCACTCGCCGCCTTCGGACTATGCGCCGCGCTGCTGGCAATGAGCGCGATCGACATCGACACGCATCTGCTGCCGGACTCGATGACGCTGCCGCTCCTGTGGGCCGGCCTGATCGTGAATTTCAACGGCATGTTCGCGAGCCTGCACGATGCCGTGCTGGGCGCGATCTTCGGCTATCTGGTGCTGTGGGCCGTGCATTGGCTGTTCCGGCTCGTGCGCGGCATTGAAGGGATGGGTTATGGTGACTTCAAACTGCTGGCTGCGCTCGGCGCATGGCTTGGCTGGGCGGCGCTTCCGCAGATCATCCTGATCGCGGCGGTAACCGGTGCAGTGGTCGGCCTCGCGGCGACATGGCGCGGTCGCATGCGCTTTGAAGAGCCGCTGCCGTTCGGGCCATTTCTCGCAGCGGGCGGTGCTGTTACGCTATTTCTCGGCACACCGTTTTATCTGGCCTTGGGAGGCTGA